TCGATCAGGCCGGAGACCACCTCACTCCCCCAGCTCAGAATTCCGCTGCCCTCTTCCACCGTGAGCAGGGCGCCAGTCTGGTGCAGGCTTTCAGCCAGCGGAGCCAGACCGAGGGGGACAAGCTGCGCGAATACGACAAGCTCGGCGAAGAGTTCATGCTCGTAGGCCAGCCGGTGCATCGCCTCCAGGCACAGACTGGCCATGTAGCCATAACTGGTGACGGTCAGACTCGGCGGCGGGGCCCCAGCCAGACGCACGCTCAGGGTCGGGTAGCGCCCAACGCCGGCTTCCAGCACAAACTCGTCCCCGATGAGACCCTCTCCGACCTGCTGGGCGTACAACAGCTTGTGTTCGATGAACAGAGTCGGATCGTCGTCGGCGAGGATGGCGCTTTCCAGGATCGGCCCCGGATCGATCAGCGCCGAGGCCGCCACGGTTCTCAGCCCGGCGGCGCCCATCAGGTGCTTCTCCAGCGACTGGCTGTGGGTGGGGCCATACCCCCGCCGTCCACCCATCGGCGTGCGCACAACGAGCGGCACACGCGCCCGATCCCCACTGACCCAGCGGAACTTGGCGGCGTGGTTAACGAGAGCGTCCCCGGCCAGCATCAGGAAGTCCCCAAACATAATCTCGACCACGGGCCGGAGCCCGCGCAGCGCCATGCCGACCCCCATGCCGACGATGGCCGCCTCCGAGACCGGGGTCGTTAAGACCCGCTCCGGGTACGCCGAGGACAGACCCTGGGTGACTTTGAAGGCCCCGCCGTATGGATCAAGCACATCCTCGCCCAGCACGACCACGTCCGGGGAGGCGGCCAGGCTTCGATGGAGTGCCTGATTCAGCGACGTCAGCACCGTGGTCACGCGCCGCCCTCCAGGGCCGGGGTCAGGGAGTCGGGGGCCGCTGTCGGCGCAGCCAGCGCCTGATCGAAAGCCTGGCGGACCGCCACCTCGACGCCGGCGTCGATAGCCTGGCGCTCCTCGGCCCCCAATCGCGCCCCATGGACCAGCAGCGGGTCCCTCAGCCGGAAATGCTCGATCTCCAGCGGGTCGCGCAGGTCATCCCCCCTGGAATGGGGTGAGAAGCGGTAGGTATGCAGCACCAGAGCCTGCGGGCCCTCGCCGCCACGGAGGCGGGCCAACGCCTGCTCGGCCAGGTCTCGGATCTCCAGCACGTCCGTCGTGTCTCGCTCGTCCACCGGGATCCCGAAGGCGCCGAAGCGGGCGGCGATATCGCCGGCCAGGTGCAACTGAATTGGGGTGGTCTGAGCGTAGCGGTTATTCTCGACCACAAACAGCACCGGCAGGCGCCAGAGGGCAGCGATGTTCAGCGATTCATACACCGCGCCTTCCCCGAGCGCGCCGTCGCCCAGGAAGACGATGGCGATTCCGCCTCGACGGCGCTCGGCCAGCGCCATGCCCACCGCCAGCGGCAGCGTCCCCCCCAGAACGCCGCTGGCGTAGAAATCCTCATAGACCAGATGCTGGCTGCCGCCGCGCCCACCGCACACCCCGGTGGCGCGCCCCATCAACTCAGCCGCCAGGGCCGTCATCGGTCCACCATACGCCAAGAAATGCCCGTGGCAGCGGTGATTGCTGACCACGACCTCGCCGGGCCGGCGAAGGCAGAGCACCCCCACGGCATTCGCCTCCTG
The genomic region above belongs to Anaerolineales bacterium and contains:
- a CDS encoding thiamine pyrophosphate-dependent dehydrogenase E1 component subunit alpha produces the protein MTPADLYRQMLLIRRFEETVLDSFPRGWFYGTTHTGIGQEANAVGVLCLRRPGEVVVSNHRCHGHFLAYGGPMTALAAELMGRATGVCGGRGGSQHLVYEDFYASGVLGGTLPLAVGMALAERRRGGIAIVFLGDGALGEGAVYESLNIAALWRLPVLFVVENNRYAQTTPIQLHLAGDIAARFGAFGIPVDERDTTDVLEIRDLAEQALARLRGGEGPQALVLHTYRFSPHSRGDDLRDPLEIEHFRLRDPLLVHGARLGAEERQAIDAGVEVAVRQAFDQALAAPTAAPDSLTPALEGGA